One stretch of Prosthecobacter debontii DNA includes these proteins:
- the recD2 gene encoding SF1B family DNA helicase RecD2: MSRSATPDLETLTGLVERVVYHTEDTGYCILKVIPQGRRESVSLLGKAPRVVAGEQFEATGRWETTRDYGSQFKAENLKLTRPDSSEGIEKYLGSGLIEGIGPAYAKRLVKKFGRSIFEIIENESAKLEDVEGIGRKRRQEIRDSWIKQKSVHNIMLFLHQHGISSSRALRIHKTYGDEALSVLTSNPYRLAQDIHGIGFKTADSIAHQMGVAHDAPTRIRAGIRHVLETAASSGHCCLPEPQTIEQTLQLLGCADTLVHAQIEALIESDEVERHTLQGHHVLYLSYLRAAEQSIATSIHHLCAFPASYPPMDPDAMVTWAAQETGKPLAESQQRAVKEALKSRCLIITGGPGVGKTTILRTILAILGKLDVKRVLAAPTGRAAKRLNESTGLDAKTLHRLLEYQGQGQWGRHRGKPLTGDLFVVDECSMLDAPLMAQFLSALPEGAHLLLVGDADQLPSVGPGMVLYDLIRSGKVPCVKLTEIFRQAATSRIITSAHEINRGRVPDLKPQRDGDFFFLETRSPEETRDLIVQLAQQRLPTRYGFNPILDIQVLTAMNRHLLGTKSLNEALQSALNPAHEMKYELERFQNKFRVGDKVIQTNNNYDKEVFNGDIGHIVTIETEPLKVSVRFEGDRLVEYEPGELDELQLAYALTIHKSQGSEFPCVIIPVSTQHYVLLERSLIYTAVTRAKKLVVLVGDPRALSLAISKQESRKRWTGLCELL; encoded by the coding sequence ATGTCACGCTCCGCTACCCCTGATCTCGAAACCTTGACCGGCCTGGTGGAGCGGGTGGTCTATCACACCGAGGACACCGGCTATTGCATCCTCAAAGTCATTCCGCAAGGACGCCGGGAAAGTGTCAGTCTGCTGGGCAAAGCACCGCGCGTCGTGGCAGGTGAGCAATTTGAAGCCACCGGACGCTGGGAAACCACCCGCGACTACGGCAGTCAGTTTAAGGCCGAAAACCTCAAGCTCACCCGGCCCGACTCCAGTGAAGGCATTGAGAAATACCTGGGCAGTGGCCTCATCGAGGGGATCGGTCCCGCTTACGCCAAGCGGCTCGTGAAGAAGTTTGGCCGATCCATCTTTGAGATCATCGAAAATGAATCCGCCAAGCTGGAGGATGTGGAGGGCATTGGGCGCAAACGCCGCCAGGAGATTCGGGATTCCTGGATCAAGCAGAAGTCCGTGCACAACATCATGCTCTTCCTGCACCAGCACGGCATCAGCTCATCGCGTGCGTTGCGCATTCACAAGACCTATGGGGATGAAGCCTTGTCGGTGCTGACTTCCAATCCCTATCGTCTGGCTCAGGACATCCATGGCATCGGCTTTAAAACAGCCGACAGCATCGCTCATCAGATGGGGGTGGCCCATGATGCCCCGACACGCATTCGGGCCGGCATTCGACATGTTCTGGAAACGGCCGCCTCCAGCGGTCACTGCTGCTTACCCGAGCCTCAAACCATCGAACAAACTCTGCAACTCTTGGGCTGCGCCGACACCTTGGTTCACGCGCAGATTGAGGCCTTGATCGAATCCGATGAGGTGGAGCGCCACACACTTCAAGGCCACCACGTCCTGTATTTGTCCTACCTACGAGCAGCCGAGCAAAGCATCGCCACCAGCATCCATCACCTCTGCGCCTTCCCTGCTTCCTATCCGCCCATGGATCCAGACGCCATGGTCACGTGGGCCGCACAGGAAACGGGTAAACCGCTCGCCGAAAGCCAGCAGCGAGCTGTGAAGGAAGCTCTCAAAAGCCGCTGCCTCATCATCACCGGCGGTCCCGGGGTGGGGAAAACCACCATCCTACGCACCATCCTCGCGATTCTGGGCAAGCTGGATGTGAAGCGTGTGCTCGCAGCCCCGACAGGACGAGCCGCCAAGCGGCTCAACGAGAGCACTGGGCTGGATGCCAAAACCCTGCATCGGCTGCTGGAATACCAAGGCCAGGGCCAATGGGGCAGGCATCGCGGCAAACCGCTGACTGGCGATCTCTTTGTTGTGGATGAGTGCTCCATGCTGGATGCCCCGCTCATGGCACAGTTCTTATCAGCTCTGCCCGAAGGTGCCCATTTGCTCCTCGTCGGGGATGCCGATCAGCTTCCCTCCGTCGGTCCTGGCATGGTCCTCTATGATCTCATCCGTAGTGGCAAGGTGCCGTGTGTGAAGCTGACAGAAATCTTCCGCCAAGCGGCCACCAGCCGCATCATCACCAGCGCTCATGAGATCAATCGCGGGCGGGTTCCGGATCTCAAACCCCAGCGTGATGGCGACTTCTTTTTCCTGGAAACTCGATCCCCCGAGGAGACGCGTGACTTGATCGTCCAACTCGCTCAGCAGCGACTCCCCACTCGCTACGGCTTCAATCCGATTCTGGACATTCAGGTGCTTACCGCCATGAACCGTCACTTGTTAGGCACCAAGAGTCTCAACGAAGCCCTACAATCGGCGCTCAACCCGGCTCATGAGATGAAATATGAACTGGAGCGATTTCAGAACAAGTTCCGGGTGGGTGATAAGGTCATTCAGACGAACAACAACTATGACAAGGAAGTCTTTAACGGCGACATTGGGCACATCGTCACGATCGAGACTGAGCCACTGAAGGTGAGTGTTCGTTTTGAAGGAGATCGCTTGGTCGAATACGAACCGGGGGAACTCGATGAATTGCAGTTAGCTTATGCTCTGACGATCCACAAAAGCCAGGGCAGTGAATTTCCCTGCGTCATCATCCCCGTCAGCACCCAGCACTATGTCCTGCTGGAGCGTAGCCTGATCTACACTGCTGTGACGCGAGCTAAAAAGCTGGTGGTGCTCGTCGGTGATCCGCGCGCCCTCAGCCTCGCCATCAGCAAGCAGGAGAGCCGTAAACGGTGGACGGGTTTGTGTGAGCTTTTGTGA
- a CDS encoding DUF3298 and DUF4163 domain-containing protein: protein MKIFLFAALLVGSLGGLRAQESQESDWQRRFEGQIGNGLGITLLLSASVQEDGVSTYDGSYYYHKTGVPISLSQVSSDDEGAVRLRENEAFNGSETFTGEWKVKLKGQVIAGTWSSPDGKKQLPIELKESYPAGSVKVVTTALKAVNTLRKNTRNQGREIEVRYVQLASESKAAKAINRVLRQDAHNVPTGGEGDAQGEKVPENPSENDILKALTQAAQNTAEVSDDDEFTYVFSAMDEQKVVMNDHGYLTIEYLTWAYEGGAHGNSSKSYRCFDLETGEEVMLLDLIKPGYDKHWAGAAANLLREQRGLKAKDPLTEAGLFEDRLELNETWYLTPGGIGFSYDPYEIGPYAMGYVEFVLPWKDILADVKPDTRVFQFASPIAARAK, encoded by the coding sequence ATGAAGATTTTCCTCTTTGCTGCATTGTTGGTTGGCTCTCTTGGCGGCCTGCGGGCTCAAGAATCTCAGGAGAGCGATTGGCAGCGGCGATTCGAGGGACAAATCGGCAACGGGCTGGGCATCACCCTGTTGCTGAGCGCCTCTGTTCAGGAGGATGGCGTGAGCACGTATGACGGCAGTTATTACTACCACAAGACAGGCGTGCCCATCAGCCTTTCTCAGGTGTCATCGGATGATGAAGGCGCGGTGAGGCTCCGTGAAAATGAGGCTTTCAATGGCAGCGAAACTTTCACGGGTGAGTGGAAGGTGAAACTCAAAGGTCAGGTCATCGCGGGCACGTGGTCATCGCCGGATGGGAAAAAGCAGCTGCCCATCGAGCTGAAAGAGAGTTATCCGGCCGGATCCGTCAAAGTCGTGACGACGGCTCTTAAGGCGGTGAATACTCTGCGGAAGAACACGCGGAACCAAGGTCGAGAGATCGAGGTGAGATATGTGCAACTGGCCTCCGAGTCCAAAGCGGCCAAAGCCATCAATCGGGTTCTTCGGCAAGATGCCCATAATGTGCCGACCGGGGGTGAGGGCGATGCTCAGGGAGAAAAAGTGCCGGAGAATCCCTCAGAAAATGACATTCTCAAAGCGCTGACTCAAGCCGCGCAAAACACCGCCGAGGTCAGTGATGATGACGAGTTCACGTATGTCTTTTCAGCGATGGATGAGCAGAAGGTGGTGATGAACGATCATGGTTACCTGACGATTGAGTATCTGACCTGGGCCTATGAGGGCGGTGCGCATGGCAACTCCAGCAAAAGTTACCGCTGCTTTGACCTGGAGACAGGTGAGGAAGTGATGCTGCTGGACCTGATTAAGCCTGGGTATGATAAACACTGGGCCGGAGCGGCGGCGAATCTCTTGCGTGAGCAGCGGGGGCTCAAAGCCAAGGATCCGTTGACGGAGGCTGGCCTCTTTGAGGATCGCTTGGAACTGAACGAGACCTGGTATCTCACGCCTGGAGGGATCGGCTTCAGCTATGATCCGTATGAAATCGGGCCTTATGCCATGGGATACGTGGAGTTTGTGCTGCCGTGGAAGGATATCCTGGCGGATGTGAAGCCGGATACTCGGGTCTTCCAATTCGCCAGCCCGATTGCCGCGAGAGCGAAGTGA
- a CDS encoding tetratricopeptide repeat protein: MKKRRQDPQPSPPPADAGSSGGMLLVAGGLVAVMGLIGWAMWPKKSYKEVPVTALSVAGPKGKLQPFIMPDEKATFATYAGAESCKECHSTEYDKWKTSHHGLAERLPEDKLDLAGFQPPQVFHHGSQTTEAKKEGDVYEIISLGFDNKREAYPVERVIGHAPLRQFLVKGQKGRLHAMEACFDPKKGDWFNVYGDEDRQPGEWGHWTGRGMVWNQMCASCHNTRVRKNYDPDTDTYHTSMAQLTVSCESCHGPMKAHDDWQRQYKGSGQKDPTLVKWSRDQQVDNCAGCHARRGEITGDFVPGESFWDHYLLTITDHTDVYYPDGQIRDENYEFASFISSRMYHAGVRCMDCHDMHSMKTILPGNQLCMRCHTAGGFPNAPAILPEMHSFHQPTSTGNECINCHMPQTTYMQRHPRHDHGFTIPDPLLTKEYGVPNACNKCHQDQTVDWALAATDKWYGEKMNRRTRSRAMTIAKARQGNPEGRDGLLALLESDDTPHWKASATLLLDRWMTEPQVQQAVARQLEHEHPLVRQSAARVIEPALQSSSLRSAAEKLLEDPVRSVRVTAAWSLRESLNLDSVAGKELQHMLRLNADQPSGQMQLGQFYYALRDVPTAIQHMETAIRWDPNSPPFHHDLAMLYSAAGNTAKLIEKLRDAIRLAPQEAQFHYELGLALSETGDMEATIAALRECVKQAPQFARAWYNLGLALNGQGRTAEAMDALRKGEGADPADAGIPYARATILAQLGQRDQAISAAQRALQINPGFQPAQQLLMMLTRN; encoded by the coding sequence ATGAAAAAACGCCGCCAGGATCCCCAACCCTCCCCACCTCCCGCTGATGCAGGTTCATCCGGGGGGATGCTACTGGTGGCGGGTGGGCTGGTGGCCGTGATGGGATTGATCGGCTGGGCGATGTGGCCGAAGAAAAGTTACAAGGAAGTGCCGGTGACGGCCTTATCGGTGGCGGGTCCGAAAGGGAAGCTGCAACCCTTTATTATGCCTGATGAGAAGGCCACCTTCGCGACTTATGCGGGGGCCGAGTCTTGCAAGGAATGCCACAGCACTGAATACGACAAGTGGAAGACCTCTCATCACGGTCTGGCGGAGAGGCTGCCCGAGGACAAACTTGATCTCGCGGGTTTTCAACCCCCGCAGGTTTTCCATCACGGCAGTCAGACCACTGAGGCCAAGAAAGAAGGGGATGTGTATGAGATCATCTCCTTGGGCTTTGATAACAAACGTGAGGCCTATCCGGTGGAGCGAGTCATTGGGCATGCGCCTTTGCGGCAATTCCTCGTGAAAGGGCAAAAGGGCCGCCTGCATGCGATGGAGGCCTGCTTCGATCCCAAAAAAGGCGATTGGTTCAATGTCTATGGCGATGAAGATCGCCAACCTGGTGAGTGGGGCCACTGGACCGGGCGTGGCATGGTGTGGAATCAGATGTGCGCGAGCTGCCACAACACGCGGGTGCGGAAAAACTACGATCCCGACACCGATACCTACCATACCTCCATGGCTCAACTGACGGTGAGCTGTGAATCCTGCCACGGGCCCATGAAGGCGCATGATGACTGGCAGCGGCAATACAAGGGTAGCGGTCAAAAAGACCCGACTTTGGTGAAATGGAGCCGGGATCAGCAGGTGGATAACTGTGCGGGATGCCATGCCCGGCGGGGTGAAATCACGGGGGACTTTGTGCCTGGGGAATCCTTTTGGGATCACTACCTGCTGACGATCACGGATCACACGGATGTCTATTATCCCGATGGTCAGATCCGCGATGAGAACTACGAGTTTGCGAGTTTCATCAGCAGTCGCATGTATCATGCCGGGGTGCGCTGCATGGACTGTCATGACATGCATAGCATGAAGACCATCCTGCCGGGTAACCAACTCTGCATGCGCTGCCACACCGCGGGCGGGTTCCCGAATGCGCCGGCGATCTTGCCGGAGATGCACAGCTTTCACCAACCCACCAGCACGGGGAATGAATGCATCAACTGCCATATGCCGCAGACGACCTACATGCAGAGGCATCCACGTCACGATCACGGTTTCACCATCCCAGACCCGCTCTTGACCAAGGAATACGGAGTGCCGAATGCCTGCAATAAATGCCATCAGGATCAAACCGTGGACTGGGCTCTTGCCGCGACGGACAAATGGTATGGCGAGAAGATGAATCGTCGCACCCGGTCACGGGCGATGACGATTGCGAAAGCACGGCAGGGCAATCCCGAGGGGCGTGATGGCTTGCTGGCACTGCTGGAGAGCGATGACACGCCGCACTGGAAAGCCAGTGCAACCCTTTTGCTGGATCGCTGGATGACCGAACCCCAAGTGCAGCAAGCCGTGGCCCGCCAGCTTGAGCATGAGCACCCCCTCGTCAGGCAGTCTGCGGCACGCGTCATTGAGCCTGCTTTGCAAAGCAGTAGCTTGCGCAGTGCGGCGGAGAAGCTGTTGGAGGACCCCGTGCGCAGCGTGCGTGTCACGGCAGCATGGTCACTGCGGGAATCGCTGAATCTGGACAGCGTTGCTGGAAAAGAACTCCAGCACATGTTGAGACTGAATGCGGATCAACCAAGTGGTCAGATGCAGCTCGGCCAGTTCTACTATGCTCTGCGGGATGTGCCGACGGCGATCCAACACATGGAAACGGCGATCCGCTGGGATCCCAATTCACCTCCGTTCCATCATGATTTGGCCATGCTTTACAGTGCTGCGGGGAACACGGCGAAGTTGATCGAGAAACTTCGCGATGCCATCCGCTTGGCTCCCCAAGAAGCGCAATTTCACTATGAACTCGGGCTGGCTCTGAGTGAAACGGGCGATATGGAGGCGACGATTGCAGCGCTGCGCGAGTGTGTGAAGCAGGCCCCCCAATTTGCTCGGGCTTGGTACAATCTTGGGTTGGCTCTCAATGGCCAGGGCCGCACGGCGGAAGCCATGGACGCTCTGCGGAAAGGTGAAGGGGCCGATCCGGCCGACGCCGGGATACCTTATGCCCGGGCGACGATCCTGGCTCAGCTTGGGCAGCGGGATCAGGCGATCTCAGCGGCGCAACGTGCCCTGCAGATCAATCCTGGATTTCAGCCTGCGCAGCAGCTTTTGATGATGTTGACGCGCAACTAA
- a CDS encoding glycosyltransferase, with protein MIQWEKLLWFTSYIIVSAGLSAFGAHKVKVLYTYWKHRKNRPQPLSRFTELPLITIQLPIFNEADVLGQLVNSISALDYPKDRLQIQFLDDSTDETTVACQRYVERMQQQGFEVEYRHRTNRQGFKAGALDAAMPTVKGEFICIFDADFQPESDYLNKTIHHFTDPQVGIVQARWGHNNRSFSLLTRLQAILLDGHLMLEQTSRSRQGEFCNFNGTAGLWRRRVIDEAGGWKHDTLTEDLDLSYRAQLLGWRFIYLNDVLVPAELPPDMDGFKSQQHRWTKGSVQVCKKVLGRVWRSDEPFMKKVEATAHLTSNFANLLTLCTLVLLYPVDFLPVNSWQKAVFIDLPVFLFATVAVIAFYLTAQGTQSRWGWLKTIPYIPLFMGLGIGMSINNGKAVIEALLGKESEFVRTPKYGVNSKAQASKKSFRYKAGKSLCLWIELALVGYFGHLLWLAIEKEQWGSLPFLALFLFGFLYVSLGSLLKRFSMDFFSTPPPPEQGPEEDTPEVVTA; from the coding sequence ATGATTCAGTGGGAAAAGCTTCTCTGGTTCACCAGCTACATCATTGTTTCCGCCGGATTGTCCGCCTTTGGCGCGCACAAGGTCAAAGTCCTGTACACCTATTGGAAGCACCGTAAAAACCGCCCGCAACCGCTAAGCCGCTTCACCGAACTGCCCCTGATCACCATCCAACTCCCCATCTTTAACGAGGCGGATGTCTTGGGTCAATTGGTGAACTCCATCAGTGCGCTCGACTACCCGAAGGACCGTCTTCAGATCCAATTTCTGGATGACTCCACAGACGAAACGACCGTCGCCTGCCAGCGCTATGTGGAAAGGATGCAGCAGCAGGGATTCGAGGTGGAGTATCGCCACCGCACCAATCGGCAAGGTTTTAAAGCCGGTGCTCTGGATGCCGCCATGCCGACGGTGAAGGGGGAGTTCATCTGCATTTTCGACGCAGACTTCCAGCCAGAGTCCGACTACCTCAACAAGACGATCCACCATTTCACCGACCCACAGGTGGGCATCGTTCAGGCCCGCTGGGGACATAACAACCGCAGCTTTTCCCTCCTCACCCGCCTGCAAGCCATTCTCCTGGATGGGCACCTCATGCTGGAGCAGACTTCCCGCAGTCGTCAGGGCGAGTTCTGCAACTTCAACGGCACTGCAGGTCTCTGGCGCCGACGGGTCATTGATGAAGCGGGCGGGTGGAAGCATGACACCCTGACGGAGGACTTGGACCTCAGCTATCGAGCCCAACTTCTTGGGTGGCGCTTTATTTACCTCAATGACGTCCTTGTGCCTGCGGAGCTTCCCCCTGACATGGACGGTTTCAAATCTCAGCAGCACCGCTGGACCAAAGGCTCTGTGCAGGTCTGCAAAAAAGTGCTCGGGCGAGTCTGGCGCAGTGATGAGCCTTTCATGAAAAAAGTAGAGGCCACAGCTCATCTGACCTCCAACTTTGCCAACCTCCTCACCCTCTGCACCCTGGTGCTGCTCTACCCGGTCGATTTCCTTCCCGTGAACTCCTGGCAGAAGGCCGTCTTCATCGATCTTCCCGTCTTCCTGTTCGCCACGGTGGCCGTGATCGCTTTTTATCTCACAGCCCAAGGCACCCAAAGCCGCTGGGGCTGGCTGAAAACCATTCCCTACATCCCCCTCTTTATGGGGTTGGGGATTGGTATGTCCATCAACAATGGCAAGGCTGTCATTGAAGCCCTGCTCGGCAAGGAATCGGAATTTGTGCGCACTCCGAAATACGGAGTTAACAGCAAGGCGCAGGCCTCCAAAAAATCCTTCCGCTACAAGGCGGGAAAATCACTCTGCCTGTGGATCGAGCTCGCTTTGGTCGGTTACTTCGGACATCTGCTCTGGCTGGCGATTGAAAAAGAACAATGGGGATCTCTCCCCTTCCTGGCCCTCTTTCTCTTCGGCTTCCTCTATGTTTCTCTGGGCTCTCTCTTGAAGCGCTTCTCCATGGACTTTTTCTCCACACCTCCGCCTCCAGAGCAGGGCCCCGAAGAAGACACGCCTGAGGTCGTGACGGCCTAG
- a CDS encoding YaeQ family protein, which produces MALKATILKARIDVSDLDRNHYTDHQLTLAQHPSETNERLMVRLLAYVLNAPADNDRGTLEFGKDMWDPDEACLWQKDLTGLVVHWIEVGQPDEKRLQRLCSRSECVTVYAYGSSTDAWWTDISGKLTRLQNLKIWQIPAEQSEQLATLTKRSMDLHITIQDGALWVGNDEESVEITLRQLHGEA; this is translated from the coding sequence ATGGCGCTTAAAGCCACCATTCTTAAAGCTCGAATCGACGTCTCGGACCTCGACCGAAATCACTACACCGATCACCAGCTCACCCTGGCCCAACATCCTTCTGAAACCAACGAAAGGTTGATGGTCCGGCTCCTGGCCTACGTGCTGAATGCACCTGCCGACAATGACCGTGGCACCTTGGAGTTCGGTAAAGACATGTGGGACCCCGACGAAGCCTGCCTTTGGCAGAAGGACCTGACCGGCTTAGTCGTCCACTGGATCGAGGTGGGGCAACCTGATGAAAAACGCCTGCAACGGCTCTGCAGCCGCTCCGAATGCGTCACCGTGTATGCCTACGGCAGCAGCACCGACGCGTGGTGGACAGACATCTCTGGGAAACTGACTCGTCTGCAAAACCTCAAGATCTGGCAGATCCCTGCCGAGCAAAGTGAGCAACTGGCCACCCTGACAAAGCGCTCCATGGACCTGCACATCACGATTCAGGATGGAGCGCTGTGGGTGGGTAATGACGAGGAATCGGTCGAGATCACTCTCCGCCAGCTTCACGGCGAGGCTTAA
- a CDS encoding PSD1 and planctomycete cytochrome C domain-containing protein — MRTPFFSMLAFSSPMLLSAASVDFVKEVQPIFAEHCYSCHGSNKQEAAFRLDHKPSALKGGDFGLAIKPGHSADSVLVHAIEGKNPKMRMPRRGDPLTAQQVATIKAWIDGGAEWPDSASVSLETKVDHWAFKSPVKAALPSSEHPIDAFIHQRLSREGLKPASQAAPETLIRRLYLDLLGLPPSPEEVSAFVKEMQVSSDKQAAYKRRVDKLLASPHYGERWGRHWLDAARYADSNGYEKDPMRFIWFYRDWVISAFNRDLPYDQFIIDQIAGDQLPKATQDQIVATGFLRNSMINEEGGVDPEQFRMEAMFDRMDTIGKSILGLTIGCTQCHNHKYDPISQEEYYQMFAFLNNDNEPWRVVYTAAEQMQRSRVLQGIQELENQLQHENPDWPQRMDAWVAQMKGNQRKWTTLKFEDDPAGGEKALRQKDGSILAQGYAPTKSHVKFVVKQERVEPFKVAAFRLELMNDPNLPAYGPGRSQKGLAALTEFTAEMMVNGKLTPLKFVRASADFGEPENTPLAAYAREKEGAKDQRVTGPVSYAIDGNEKTAWGIDAGPGLRNVPRKAVFVLEKPIEVGADSQLTVGLSMKHGGWNSDDLQTMNLGRYRISVSERADVEADPLPAAVRQWVEKRDGLAMTQADARQRQAFSYFRTTIPEWKPINDQIEALWKQHPEGTTTLTLDARAEPRMTHLLKRGDFLKPGDRVNAGVPAMLNNPLPKGADGSRLTFAKWLVSKQAPTTARAFVNRVWQAYFGTGLVDTPEDFGIQGSKPSHPELLDWLAREFMDQGWSVKELHRLIVTSATYQQDSKITPALLEKDPYNRLLARGPRFRVEGEVVRDIQLSVSGLLNDQLGGRSVMPPAPAYMFEKPASYAPFPWKVEDDGQKYRRSVYVFRRRSTPYPFLTTFDVPNGETACVRRARSNTPLQALMTLNETLSMEAARSLASRMEQAGKGDPAQAIVHGFELCTARQPTAKEAALLLDLFKRQGQSTAAEDAPPLVVVARVLLNLDETITKE; from the coding sequence ATGCGGACGCCTTTTTTCTCCATGCTTGCCTTCTCGTCGCCGATGCTGTTGTCGGCAGCGTCGGTGGACTTTGTGAAAGAGGTGCAGCCCATCTTTGCAGAGCACTGCTACTCCTGCCATGGCAGCAACAAACAAGAGGCGGCCTTCCGCCTGGATCATAAACCCAGCGCCCTGAAGGGGGGCGACTTTGGCTTGGCCATCAAACCCGGGCACAGTGCCGATTCCGTGCTCGTTCATGCTATCGAAGGCAAGAACCCGAAGATGCGAATGCCTCGTCGGGGTGATCCGTTGACGGCTCAACAGGTGGCGACCATCAAGGCTTGGATCGATGGCGGAGCTGAATGGCCTGACTCTGCCAGCGTGAGCCTGGAGACGAAGGTGGATCATTGGGCTTTCAAAAGTCCCGTCAAAGCGGCACTTCCATCCTCGGAGCATCCCATTGATGCGTTCATTCATCAGCGCTTGAGTCGCGAAGGGCTGAAACCTGCTTCTCAAGCGGCCCCGGAGACTTTGATCCGACGTTTGTATCTGGACTTGCTGGGCTTACCGCCTTCGCCCGAAGAGGTCAGCGCCTTTGTGAAGGAGATGCAGGTTTCCTCGGACAAGCAGGCCGCCTACAAACGCCGGGTGGATAAACTCCTGGCCAGCCCGCATTACGGCGAGCGCTGGGGTCGCCATTGGTTAGACGCAGCACGTTACGCCGATAGCAATGGGTATGAAAAAGACCCGATGCGCTTCATCTGGTTTTACCGTGATTGGGTCATCTCCGCCTTCAATCGCGACCTGCCTTACGATCAATTCATCATCGACCAAATCGCCGGTGATCAACTTCCCAAAGCCACACAAGATCAAATCGTGGCGACAGGTTTTTTGCGCAACTCGATGATCAATGAGGAAGGTGGCGTGGATCCCGAGCAGTTTCGCATGGAGGCCATGTTTGATCGTATGGACACCATTGGCAAAAGCATCCTGGGACTCACCATCGGCTGCACCCAATGCCATAACCATAAGTATGACCCGATCAGTCAGGAGGAGTACTATCAGATGTTCGCTTTCCTGAACAATGACAATGAGCCTTGGCGGGTGGTTTACACCGCGGCGGAGCAGATGCAGCGGAGCCGTGTCTTGCAGGGCATTCAAGAACTGGAAAACCAACTCCAGCACGAGAACCCGGATTGGCCCCAGCGTATGGACGCATGGGTGGCGCAGATGAAGGGGAATCAGCGGAAATGGACCACGCTGAAATTTGAAGATGATCCAGCCGGTGGCGAGAAAGCCCTGCGTCAGAAGGATGGCAGTATCCTTGCCCAGGGTTATGCCCCCACCAAGTCGCATGTGAAGTTCGTCGTTAAGCAGGAACGGGTGGAGCCTTTCAAAGTTGCGGCTTTCAGGCTGGAGTTGATGAATGATCCCAATCTCCCCGCGTATGGTCCAGGTCGTTCGCAGAAAGGCTTGGCGGCACTGACGGAGTTCACCGCCGAGATGATGGTGAATGGTAAACTCACACCGCTGAAGTTTGTGCGTGCCAGTGCGGATTTCGGTGAACCAGAGAACACACCACTCGCGGCCTATGCTCGTGAAAAGGAGGGGGCCAAGGACCAGAGGGTGACCGGGCCTGTGAGCTACGCCATTGATGGCAATGAGAAGACGGCTTGGGGGATCGATGCGGGGCCTGGTTTGCGAAATGTGCCACGCAAGGCGGTGTTTGTGCTGGAGAAGCCCATTGAAGTCGGGGCCGACTCGCAACTGACCGTCGGTTTGAGCATGAAGCATGGTGGCTGGAACAGCGATGACCTCCAGACCATGAACTTGGGGCGTTATCGCATCAGCGTGAGCGAGCGAGCGGATGTTGAAGCGGATCCACTGCCTGCCGCTGTGCGTCAGTGGGTGGAGAAGCGCGATGGCTTAGCGATGACCCAAGCGGATGCAAGACAGCGCCAAGCCTTCAGCTATTTCCGCACTACGATTCCTGAATGGAAACCCATCAATGATCAGATCGAAGCGCTGTGGAAACAACATCCAGAGGGCACGACGACATTGACTCTGGACGCCCGTGCGGAACCGCGAATGACGCATTTGCTCAAACGTGGAGATTTCCTCAAGCCGGGAGATCGGGTGAATGCGGGCGTGCCCGCCATGCTTAATAACCCCTTGCCCAAGGGCGCTGACGGATCGCGTCTGACTTTTGCCAAGTGGCTGGTTTCCAAACAAGCGCCCACCACCGCACGAGCGTTTGTGAACCGCGTTTGGCAGGCCTACTTCGGCACGGGCCTGGTGGATACGCCTGAAGATTTTGGCATTCAAGGCAGCAAACCGAGCCATCCTGAACTGTTGGATTGGTTAGCTCGTGAATTCATGGATCAAGGCTGGTCAGTCAAAGAGTTGCACCGTCTCATCGTCACCAGCGCCACTTATCAGCAGGACAGTAAGATAACCCCTGCATTGCTGGAAAAGGATCCCTACAACCGTTTGCTCGCTCGAGGCCCTCGCTTCCGTGTGGAGGGTGAAGTCGTGCGCGACATTCAACTGTCCGTAAGTGGATTGTTGAACGATCAGTTAGGTGGGCGCAGCGTCATGCCACCGGCACCTGCGTACATGTTTGAAAAACCTGCCAGCTACGCTCCCTTCCCGTGGAAAGTGGAGGATGACGGTCAAAAATATCGCCGCAGTGTTTATGTCTTCCGTCGTCGTAGCACACCGTATCCGTTCCTTACCACGTTCGATGTACCAAACGGTGAAACGGCCTGTGTGCGACGTGCTCGCAGCAATACCCCGCTGCAGGCTCTGATGACGCTGAATGAGACTCTGAGCATGGAGGCCGCACGGAGCCTCGCCTCTCGCATGGAGCAGGCAGGCAAGGGCGACCCCGCACAAGCGATTGTCCATGGTTTTGAGCTGTGCACAGCCCGTCAACCGACGGCAAAGGAGGCGGCCCTCCTACTTGATCTCTTCAAACGCCAAGGCCAATCCACGGCAGCTGAAGACGCACCTCCCTTGGTCGTGGTCGCACGCGTGCTGCTGAACTTGGATGAAACCATCACCAAAGAGTGA